Proteins encoded in a region of the Streptomyces sp. NBC_00310 genome:
- a CDS encoding transposase, with translation MRRGDLTNDQWARLEPLLPQFTKPGRPPMWGRRQLIDGRRWRTRTGASRIQRRFLHPTKIDECAVAPNHLMSQAS, from the coding sequence GTGAGGCGGGGCGATCTGACCAACGATCAGTGGGCCCGGCTGGAGCCGTTGTTACCGCAGTTCACCAAGCCGGGCCGGCCGCCCATGTGGGGTCGTCGGCAGCTGATCGACGGAAGACGGTGGCGGACCAGGACCGGTGCCTCCCGGATCCAGCGGCGCTTCCTCCACCCTACGAAAATCGACGAATGCGCCGTGGCCCCGAACCACCTGATGTCCCAGGCCAGTTGA